In Aegilops tauschii subsp. strangulata cultivar AL8/78 chromosome 3, Aet v6.0, whole genome shotgun sequence, one genomic interval encodes:
- the LOC109739550 gene encoding E3 ubiquitin-protein ligase BOI-like has translation MAVDLQRLRHMLLTTGGGHHQLANRPGASAAAMPASEPGYGAAALFTPTSAADHYSERLALAAVDPARKGDGAQEMTAGNKRRRVDERSSVLGDVLAAHAQQQTVAVDHILHRHARKMWAALAEQRRSHLRLIVSTVEARAAKRLKAKDDEIERVRGMNWALEERLRNLYMEAQMWRDVAQSHEAAANVLRADLQRVLDAQAVRGGGGGDGQDDAESCCWGENQVPLCAEEVGTPAPTGVGRCKGCGDGAAVVLLLPCRHLCVCAPCAAAAQACPSCGCAKNGSVCVNFS, from the exons ATGGCCGTGGATCTGCAACGCCTGCGCCACATGTTACTCACCACCGGCGGCGGCCACCACCAGCTCGCCAATCGGCCAGGCGCCTCGGCCGCCGCCATGCCTGCGAGCGAGCCTGGCTACGGCGCCGCGGCCCTCTTCACGCCGACGTCGGCCGCGGATCACTACTCGGAGCGGTTGGCTCTGGCCGCGGTTGATCCGGCCAGGAAGGGCGACGGCGCTCAGGAAATGACCGCCGGCAACAAGCGGAGGCGCGTCGACGAGCGGTCGTCCGTGCTCGGCGACGTTCTTGCGGCCCACGCGCAACAGCAGACTGTCGCCGTCGACCACATCCTGCACAGACAT GCGAGAAAGATGTGGGCTGCTCTGGCGGAGCAGAGGCGGAGCCACCTGAGGCTCATCGTGTCCACCGTGGAGGCCAGGGCGGCGAAGCGGCTCAAGGCCAAGGACGACGAGATCGAGCGGGTCAGGGGCATGAACTGGGCGCTGGAGGAGCGCCTCAGGAACCTCTACATGGAGGCTCAGATGTGGCGCGACGTCGCGCAGTCCCACGAGGCCGCGGCCAACGTGCTCCGCGCCGACCTGCAGCGGGTGCTCGACGCGCAGGCGgtccgtggcggcggcggcggcgatggtcAGGACGACGCCGAGTCGTGCTGCTGGGGGGAGAACCAGGTGCCCCTCTGCGCGGAGGAGGTGGGCACGCCGGCCCCGACAGGAGTCGGAAGGTGCAAGGGGTGCGGCGACGGCGCGGCCGTGGTGCTGCTGCTGCCGTGCCGGCACCTCTGCGTGTGCGCGCCGTGCGCGGCCGCAGCGCAGGCGTGCCCGTCGTGCGGATGCGCCAAGAACGGCAGCGTCTGCGTCAACTTTTCGTGA